The Acipenser ruthenus chromosome 38, fAciRut3.2 maternal haplotype, whole genome shotgun sequence genomic sequence TTCTCAGAAGGGCTGCGTTtaaactgtgctgtgtgttgttgCGTTAAGTTGTGGGAACACAAAACcaactttttcaggaacagcggcttgaaacctggttccaggagaccagagGGAgccctagtttgaggtttgctgtatcaaacccccaaagtctccctgcctggtgtgccgcgcagtggcctgaaacctagtctcctgcaaccaggttccaagccacaaagtgatGGGGCAAGGGtcctgttttttttgggggggggggggggaagagggtGCCTCTGTATGTCCACTGTAGGATCTTAAGGCTTGATAACACAATCCATGTTTTATTGCGATTGGAAACTCtttattgtcatttttaaatCTCTGGCGTATCGCTTTCTTTCcgtttcactttctttttttttaaagcttccactcccccccccccaccccccactgtCCTGGTGAAATGCATCTCTTTCTAATCGATACAGAACGACGCGGGTGGCAGTGATGCGACTGGCACAGAGATGACAGCCTTCCTCCTCCCTGCTTTTGTTCTAATCAGCGGTGAGCGAGCGGGGCGCACCCTGCGTTCCTCGTTTTTGTTTTCTTACGCAGGGGGTTTTTAAATTTTGTTATCGTGTGAAGATTAAGCAGCTATCAAAGCCTCGTTTGACTGAAAGGCTGTAGCGAGCGGATCAGGTTCAATCCCCGCGCAGGAACCTTACAATAAGCGGGCCGGTTTAACTCCAGGTTCTGCCTCTTCTCCTCTTCCTCCAGTCGTCTCCTCTCAGTTCCCGGTGGAGATCTCTTTCCCCTCGGAGGTGGTGCAGGTCCGGACGGGTCAGATTTCTCTCCTGGCTGTGAAGACCCTGTCCCTCTCCGAGGTGCTGACTGTGTCCTGGGCCTCCCCATCGGGGCAGACCCTGGGGGTGTGGGTCGGGGGGCAGGTGAGCCCGGTTCTGAACGAGATCGAGCAGTACCGCGGCCGGCTCAACATCGCCGGGGATTTCTCGCTGCGGCTGAAGGACGCCGCAAGAGCCGACGAGGGGGGTTACACCATCACCGTGGACCCCAAAGCCAGCACTGGAGTGACCAAGAACAGCAGGGTGATCCGGCTGGAGGTGTTCGGTGAGTCTTAACTGCCAGCTGTGTTACTATCAGTAAGGATGAGGACAGCagcaatacagaaatacagtgCGTTATGAATGAGGGTTTAATCAGGAGAGTCTGCAGGTCAGCGTTGTAATAAATCTCCTCCTagaggctgatgagttaataacgtCAGCGTGAGACCCTGTACTTACCTCTCCACAAAACTCACTCTTCAGAGTCAAacagacatattaactgataggAGAGACAGGATCAAacagacatattaactgataggAGAGAAAGGATCAAgcagacatattaactgatatgaGAGACAGGACCAAacagacatattaactgatatagagacaggaTCAAacagacatattaactgataggAGAGACAGGATCAAacagacatattaactgataggAGAGACAGGATCAAACAGACATATTAATTGATAGGAGAGACAGGATCAAACAGACATATCAAATGATAGGAGAGACAGGGTCAAACAGACATAtaaactgatattattattattattattattattattattatttatttcttagcagacgcccttatccagggcgacttacaattgttacaagatatcacattatttttacatacaattacccatttatacagttgggtttttactggagcaatctaggtaaagtaccttgctcaagggtacagcagcagtgtccccccccacctgggattgaacccacgaccctccggtcaagggtccagagccctaaccactactccacactgctgccctataagaGAGAGGGTGACTGGACATATTATCTGATATCTGTCCAGCGTTGATTACGctggtgtgtgtctgtcctgaatCTTTCTCGTGTCTCTATATTCCCAGATCCCATCCAGGACGTCTCCATTTCCTCCCCCTCTCCGATCCTCCAAGGGGACAACGTCACTCTCACCTGCCGCTGGTCCCAGGGGACGAAGCCTCAGGTGACTTGGGGACTGGGTGGGGTCGGGCTGACCCCCGACAACCACGTCACGATCTCCGACAGTGTGCTGAGGATCTCCAGGGTGGGCAGAGAAGACGCCGGGAACTACACGTGCAGAGTGACCAACGCCGTGAGCGCAGGAACGGGCTGGACCGTCCTCGACGTCAGCTGTGAGTCTGGCTGTGGAGACTCCCCTTCCACATACAGGACCGCAGGGggctcaaactccagtcctcgagggccgaggggtctcctggttttcattccaacttacgCTCTCAATTAACGTCATGGATCAAATTTCTGTTCAATTGGACGTATTTTACAgctgaccattaaaaaaaaactcacttcaGGTAAACATTTTGAAgcgtgtccaattaatcaaataattagaccgatttgagtaattgagagctcgggggggtggaacaaaagccaggagacaccaccccccccccccccccccgtgtgcaggATAGCTGTCAAAACCTTCTCAGTCATAGTCTCCACATGTCGGGTCATTAACAAATCATTAAACCCTACAACCGTCACCATAGACATCCCAGCTCTGGGTCCCTATCCAGTTAGCAGTGCGATCCCTTGTGGGTGTTGCTGTACCGAGAGCTTCATCATACACCAGAAACTCCGGTATTTTACATCGAGAGCTTGGGTTGACCCTGCAGGTATTATTATAACGTTTTGATTGGGTGCTCCTGTTTCGACGCTCCGTTCTGATTGGCCTGCTTCCCTTTCAGACGGGCCGGACCTCCCTTCGGTCAGCCGGGCGCTCCTCTCCGATTGCGTGAGCGAGGGCGACGTCGTGGAAGGCAGAGCCGTCAGCCTGTCCTGCGTCTCCGTCTCCAATCCTCCCGCTCGCTTCTCCTGGGCGCTCAACGGCCGCCCCGTCTCCTCGGGGAACGCCAGGCTGTTCATCCCAGCGGCGTCCCTCGATCAGGGGGGAAGCTACACCTGCACAGCCTCCAACGCGGTCACGGGGAGATCAGCCACCGCCTCCACCGCAGTCAACGTTGTCGGTGAGCACCTGGCGCGTTTTTATCAGGGTCCGTTCGGCGGCCTCTGATCCAGTTGAGAAAGCCTCGTCTTGGGTCAGGTCTGGATTCAAGCTACCTCTTCAAGGAATTGGTTTCCAAgtcctgctgtgctgtgctgtgctgtgctgtatctcaATGCGCTGTGCCGTCTTCTCCAGGGCACTGTCTCAGCGGCGGCGCGATAGCGGGCATTGTGATTGGCTGCGTCGTCGGACTGCTCCTGCTCCTCCTGCTGGTCCTACTGTTGCTGAGGTGGAGAAAAGGTAAGAGAGTCCAGAAAacatttgggctctagtgccttcatcagtgtgattgatgctagaagagaccgagtcacgcagaccagcgtttgggctctagtgccttcatcagtgtgactgatgctagaagagaccgagtcaagcagaccagcgattgggctccagtgccttcatcagtgtgattgatgctagaagagaccgagtcaagcagaccagcgtttgggctctagtgccttcatcagtgtgattgaaactagaagagaccgagtcaagcagaccagcgtttgggctctagtgccttcatcagtgtgattgaaactagaagagaccgagtcaagcagaccagcgtttgggctctagtgccttcatcagtgtgattgaaactagaagagaccgagtcaagcagaccagcgtttaaGCTCCCTTCCTGCACACAGTTGGAAACTCAAAGAACAGCAAAGCTAGCAAGAACTCAGTACACATCTTGTTAAAGGTAGAATAAAAAGggatctaaaaacaaacaaacaatgattCTCTCGTGTCATTCGCGGTTTTTaaattccaattattttttcaCGTTCTCTTTGCAGGAGACCACTGGCTGAAGGAGAAACTTAAACGAACAAAACCCAATCCTACCTTGACTCCGCTCCCCAGGGTAAGAGTAGAACCCTAACCCTCTCCTCCTATCCCatctctttcccctctcctctctgtcttgTGGGGCTcctcctctcctgtctctccctaAGTTCCctacctctctcctttctctcccccaCCCtcactctctccatctctctcgtTTCAGCCTCACGGGAGTGCGAACAcgcctcctctcccccctccggTTCTCACGCGCTCAGAGGCGCCCCCTGTGGCAGCCCCGCCTCCCTACAGGAGCCCCTGGTCCCAGGTGAGTATCGTTGGTGATTAGTCACAGTCTGACCCCTTTCTGGGTTTATCACAGATACAGTTACCCCATAGATACTGTctccctctcctcactctctctcacctTCCTTCATCACTTCTGATCTCTCTAACATGCCCAGCCTCCTTTCACCtctcccctcatctctctctaATCTCCTTCCCCCTACGTCTAATCACCCTTCCCCTCTCCCTTCCTGTAAaatctctcctcttctcctcaaTCTCTCCTTTCTCTAACCTCTCCTCTGCTTCTCTTCTCTCcacgctcctctctctctcctcagtctCGTGGGGGTGTAAACGAGCTCCCTCCCCCGGTTCACCGGACCGCTCGGAGCTCAGCGGCGCCCCGTGTGGACCACACCCCTTCCTACGGACCCCCCAGATCCCATGTGAGCATGTTATTCTACCTGTTATGAAAACAACAGCGACAAATACAAACTGACATCACACATCGTGCTTTTACAAACAATACCtgcaattctctctctctctctctctctcttctcagcgTCGTCACTGTGTGAAcgacccccccacccctccccctgtTCACAGGACCGCTCGGAGCTCAGCGGCGCCCCCTCTGGCGCTCCCCCCTTCCTACAGGAGCCCCAGGTCCCACGTGAGTAtcatcctctctcctctcctcctcctctggtaTGTTCATGATGTTCAGTTGTTCTGAGGGGTTGTAATAATTCCTCTCACATGGTGTCTCTTGAGCCTGCTTGTAATTGCAATGAGAACCACGCAGCGTTTGCAAACCACGTGAAAAGGTCAAGGGGACAACAAGAACTGTATAAcctgcctccccctcccctcctctctcttcaaCCCTTTCTCTAACCTTCCCCTCActttctcctccctccctctgtcatCCTTCTCTCTAACCTGCCCTCTCTTCACCTCCTCTTCTAAAcgttcctctcctccctctctcctcccagcGCCGTGGGGGTGTGAACGAGCTCCCTCCCCCGGTTCACCGGACCGCTCGGAGCTCAGCGGCGCCCCGTGTGGACCACACCCCTTCCTACGGACCCCCCAGATCCCATGTGAGCATGTTATTCTACCTGTTATAAAAACAACAGCGACAAATACAAACTGACATCACACATCGTGCTTTTACAAACAATACCTGCaattctctctctcgctctctctcttctcaGCGTCGTCACGGTGTGAACGACCCCCCTACCCCTCCCCCTGTTCACAGGACCGCTCGGAGCTCAGCGGCGCCCCCTCTGGCGCTCCCCCCTTCCTACAGGAGCCCCAGGTCCCATGTGAGTATCCTTACTGTACTGGAACTTGAAGGAACCAGTCGTTTTTCTTCAGTCTGCATCCCTTTGCACACCCACAATACCAGCTGGTCTGTTGTTTTGTGACCAGTCCCTGTGTGGACACAATCAAACCTttccaaacaaataaaacactcctCAGATCTCTTGAGCGGGTGTTGAAAAGTTGCTGGAGCCTGTCCGTCTCTGTGTGTGACTGCGTATCTGTTTGTCCGTCAACACACAGGGTGACCACATGACTCCACGTGCACCACCACAGTtcaggacagttcaggctttacAATTCACACCCCAGTGCATTGTAGTACATTTTACCTGTGTTGGGTACCtctcacagcaggactacacttcccagaatgcaCCGGGGGTGTATTTGTCTGTGGCTCTCTTCCATCCGTCTGTTTGTGCGTCATTCCCGTCTCTCTTCCCACAGCGCCCCCCGCAGGCAGCACACCCCCCTGCAGGAGGGCATGACCAGGCAGTTTGAACCATGGAGCCCGATGGAGAGCAACGACCTTTACATAGAGTCACTTCTTACAGTGGTGATCTCAAAAGAATGCCGCTACTCTGAACAGTTTTCACTTCAACAAAATATTTTTGATTCAGTGAATAAAAATTTctataaattaatgtatttaatccATTCATAAAactaatttttaaaatgtatatggagaaatatatatatgtgaattATATTtgcacttttaaataaaataaatattcttgaATTTCTACCATGAAtgttatattgatttttttttcataccgACTGAATATCGGGTGTGAAGATGCTGTGACTGAGTTAGGCTCATACAAGGTTCATTTCTGCCTCTTCGTGTCTATAGAAATACCAAAACAGAATGAATGAATCCAGTGAGAGACGTTTTAGACTCGAGGTCTTTCTCCGCGTCTTCAACTGATTTAGCGTCTTCATTTAGAAGTCTTTTCTGGACGGTTGAAAACAAGCGCGTTGAAACGGATGCCGTGGAGCCcgaatataaacacacacacgtcacagctaaaaaaaaactatttatttaaaaatacagttaaaaaaacacaaacatcttaTAAAATCAGTAGTAGCTACGATAAGACaccaaattaaaaacataataaaatttAAAGAATCAGTCATTTTTACACCATAACCCGTTTTAATTGGGTCTAAATCCTGAGCAGCTCGCACATTCAAACCCGAGCCCTGCGGGTTTGATTAGAAACTTGCCACTCACAATGCTGTCCGTCGTGTAGTGCTGTGAGCCGGGCAGAGCCTCTCTGTGCTGCACGACACGACAAACCAGCGAGAACGATACAAACCAGCGAGAACGATACAAACCAGCGAGAACGATACAAACCAGCGAGAACGATACAAACCAGCGAGAACGATACAAACCAGCGAAACGACACAAATCAGTATGAAGCGGTCATGTAGTGACTTTGCCTGCTGTGGCCGGGCAGAGCTGCACGGTTTCAAAGCAATGAAACTCGCTCTCAGATTCCGATAGAACAAAtactcatttaaaaacaaacaaacaaacaaacgcagGGATCGAAATAAATGTCAGTGGTTATGGATTTAGAGTTTAATAACTGTTAAATTTGAGAGATTTGTAGTGTCACACAAAGGGAGCGTCTCTCTAGTAAAAACAGCTTCAATGTCTTCGGGCTGCGGGGCAGGACAGAAACAGGTAGAGTTTAGGAActtttacaaaataacaaaaacagagaGTTCTCCAAAATAATCTTAAAAGGCTTAAAAATCACCTTTGtaaaaataattagatgttggGTCCGATTTCCCTTTGTGTTAAGTTTCGATTCGAAGCCTGGTCGAATCGCCGATTCAGACTATAATGATATTTACAGATTAGCACAGACGGCTGGGTTTCTCCAGTTAAACATCACAGGCAAACTGAAAAGCTGACGTCTCTGCAAACTTGGTTCAGGGTCtggattttcacatttatttttagatcattttttatttaattttttattttaaaaaaagcagtccCTCTAGAGCTCTCAAACACGTCTTCTCTCTAAGCACAGCTggaacaccagagtgtaaccgttAAACCTGCCCCCCCCGCAACACACACTGGATATAATAATATAATCGTTCCATTAGTGCTCCGTGCGGTCTGTTCAAGCAGGACACTTTCAGTCAATAAGATTTGACAGATCTCTTACAGCTCCTGACAAACAGCGCcccccatatttaaaaaaaacaaaatattgacaTTCAGAAATTCagtaagaaagaaaataaaattagtGGCATGTGTTTTTGCTTTAGTGTCTTATTTCGCATGAACTTGTCTAAGGGTTTGCATTCAATTTTTTACAGAATCATTTCTATGTACAACCAGCAGGGGGCGAACTGAGCTATTTTATGTACAtcaaggcagagagagagagagagagagagagagagagagagagagagagagagagagagagagagagagagagagagagagagagagagagagagagagagagagagagagagagagagagagagagagagagaacagtatgtgtctgcctgccacaacctgagggacagtgtgtgacaccctgcatacacgaccaTGGGTTACTGgggatgaggagggagggagggagggtggaaagaaggagagagggagggagggaggtagttatattgttcaaagggaagggaacaatggttttttgtgtttgttaggttctgtaattgtatttctgttttattatttctgttttgtattataaaagctttggcaatacctgagcgctctcgtcatgccaataaagcatttttgaatttgaatttgagagagagagagagagagagagagagagagagagagtgtgtgacagggcagagagaCACTAGGCTTTAATCATTTTCACAGCTAAAACATTCACCTGGAAGGCAGGTATTTCAAAAAAGGCAGGTGTTTCTTGAGTTATTTGAAAATTTTGGATATTCTCGAATTGAGTAAAGCACAATGAGGAGAAGGATCTCGTGGGTTTTCTCGGTAGGAAAGTGGTTTAAATCCTTCTCCTGTTCCTCTTCCTCGAGTGAGCATTTCGCAGTTGGTCTAATCCCTTGCGCACGACCCAGCGAGAGCGGCTCTCTGTGTTATCGCGCCGAAAGCCCTGGGGAGGGACTTGCAGACAATGTGGTTAAGCAGCTGTAAACTGGGCCTTGAATTCCACACCCTTGGAGCACGGCATACTTTTAGATGGCAGGGTAAGGGTTAAAAACAAGTCCAACCGCCACACAGCAAAACATAGGTGCTAATGCCTTATTCAGCGTATATCATGGAGGgctgcttaaaaataaaataggacAGTAATCTCCActtaaatttgaattaatttgaaaaaagaaaaaatagtctAATCCATATATCTGTGACGAGGAGAGGCGTGGCCAATGACATCACAAAGCCCCCGCCCCTAGCAGGGAGGAGTCAGGGTGGGTGTGGTCTAGACGTACACAGCTGGTGACATCACGTAGCTCCGCCCGTCGTAGGAGGAGCCTGGCTCCGGGTAGCTCAGCTCATTGTAGATGGGGTGCGTCTGCTCCAGATAGTCGTCCTGCACAAGGGCACTGCGCTGGT encodes the following:
- the LOC117434011 gene encoding carcinoembryonic antigen-related cell adhesion molecule 20-like isoform X1; the protein is MTAFLLPAFVLISVVSSQFPVEISFPSEVVQVRTGQISLLAVKTLSLSEVLTVSWASPSGQTLGVWVGGQVSPVLNEIEQYRGRLNIAGDFSLRLKDAARADEGGYTITVDPKASTGVTKNSRVIRLEVFDPIQDVSISSPSPILQGDNVTLTCRWSQGTKPQVTWGLGGVGLTPDNHVTISDSVLRISRVGREDAGNYTCRVTNAVSAGTGWTVLDVSYGPDLPSVSRALLSDCVSEGDVVEGRAVSLSCVSVSNPPARFSWALNGRPVSSGNARLFIPAASLDQGGSYTCTASNAVTGRSATASTAVNVVGHCLSGGAIAGIVIGCVVGLLLLLLLVLLLLRWRKGDHWLKEKLKRTKPNPTLTPLPRPHGSANTPPLPPPVLTRSEAPPVAAPPPYRSPWSQSRGGVNELPPPVHRTARSSAAPRVDHTPSYGPPRSHRRHCVNDPPTPPPVHRTARSSAAPPLALPPSYRSPRSHRRGGVNELPPPVHRTARSSAAPRVDHTPSYGPPRSHRRHGVNDPPTPPPVHRTARSSAAPPLALPPSYRSPRSHRPPQAAHPPAGGHDQAV
- the LOC117434011 gene encoding pregnancy-specific beta-1-glycoprotein 11-like isoform X2; the encoded protein is MTAFLLPAFVLISVVSSQFPVEISFPSEVVQVRTGQISLLAVKTLSLSEVLTVSWASPSGQTLGVWVGGQVSPVLNEIEQYRGRLNIAGDFSLRLKDAARADEGGYTITVDPKASTGVTKNSRVIRLEVFDPIQDVSISSPSPILQGDNVTLTCRWSQGTKPQVTWGLGGVGLTPDNHVTISDSVLRISRVGREDAGNYTCRVTNAVSAGTGWTVLDVSYGPDLPSVSRALLSDCVSEGDVVEGRAVSLSCVSVSNPPARFSWALNGRPVSSGNARLFIPAASLDQGGSYTCTASNAVTGRSATASTAVNVVGHCLSGGAIAGIVIGCVVGLLLLLLLVLLLLRWRKGDHWLKEKLKRTKPNPTLTPLPRPHGSANTPPLPPPVLTRSEAPPVAAPPPYRSPWSQRRGGVNELPPPVHRTARSSAAPRVDHTPSYGPPRSHRRHGVNDPPTPPPVHRTARSSAAPPLALPPSYRSPRSHRPPQAAHPPAGGHDQAV